One genomic segment of Methanobrevibacter oralis includes these proteins:
- a CDS encoding helix-turn-helix transcriptional regulator — MTNSNTKKQLENEFKNIKYILTSTMRTRLLLSIYEDSKNLDDLRNELNKPSATILHGLKELENINLVKKVQKYYQLTSNGYLLTTNMRKLIENWYSINKNKLFWNNHDLEDIPEDILKDIYLLKDAEYVNSTTSDLSYAFNNFIKLISNAKSLKMILPIYSENHFKHIINLLNNDTLEELELIISNDIFESIKSNEFFNKELMNNKKVKIFRVEKSLKLFLTFSKDFMSLTLFFKDGHYDDSQILISKTKNSIEWSRNLYDYYKVISWRMEPTTSKIKS, encoded by the coding sequence ATGACCAACAGCAACACCAAAAAACAACTTGAAAATGAATTTAAAAACATTAAATACATTTTAACATCAACAATGCGAACAAGATTATTATTAAGCATTTATGAAGACTCAAAAAATTTAGATGATTTACGAAATGAGCTAAACAAACCTTCAGCAACAATATTACATGGCTTAAAAGAATTGGAAAACATAAACTTAGTAAAAAAGGTTCAAAAATACTACCAATTAACCTCTAATGGTTATTTACTTACCACAAATATGCGAAAATTAATCGAAAATTGGTATTCTATAAATAAAAATAAATTATTCTGGAACAATCACGATTTAGAAGATATCCCAGAGGATATTCTTAAAGATATTTATCTCTTAAAGGATGCTGAATATGTAAATTCAACAACAAGTGATTTATCCTATGCATTTAATAATTTCATAAAATTAATTTCAAATGCAAAATCTTTAAAAATGATTCTTCCAATTTATTCTGAAAATCATTTTAAACATATTATAAATCTTTTAAATAATGATACACTAGAAGAATTAGAGTTAATTATAAGTAATGATATTTTTGAATCAATAAAAAGTAACGAATTTTTCAATAAAGAATTGATGAACAACAAAAAAGTTAAAATATTTAGAGTTGAAAAATCCTTAAAATTATTTTTAACATTTTCAAAGGATTTCATGTCACTAACTCTCTTTTTTAAAGATGGACATTATGACGACTCACAAATATTAATCAGTAAAACAAAAAATTCGATTGAATGGTCAAGAAACTTATACGACTATTATAAGGTGATATCATGGAGGATGGAACCTACAACTTCAAAAATAAAGAGTTGA
- a CDS encoding MogA/MoaB family molybdenum cofactor biosynthesis protein: MGSKSTKQHQKESSSNLSCGIITLSDSRKSKVEDLSGQFLTEELEKKYQVSSRVIIPDEKEELIKAIENMIALNIDVILTTGGTGLSNRDITVETVEKLFDKRIDGFGEIFRHESYEEIGSGALLSRATAGVYKKTTIFSMPGSPNAVKTALNMIIDELPHVVNHAKK, encoded by the coding sequence ATGGGAAGTAAAAGCACTAAACAACATCAAAAAGAATCATCTTCAAATTTATCTTGTGGAATTATCACTCTTAGTGATAGTAGAAAGTCTAAAGTTGAGGATTTATCTGGACAATTCTTAACTGAAGAACTTGAAAAAAAATATCAAGTATCTTCTAGAGTAATAATACCTGATGAAAAAGAAGAATTAATAAAAGCTATTGAAAATATGATAGCTTTAAATATTGATGTTATATTAACAACTGGAGGAACTGGACTAAGTAATCGAGATATTACAGTTGAAACTGTTGAAAAACTTTTTGATAAAAGAATTGATGGTTTTGGCGAAATATTTAGACATGAATCTTATGAAGAAATAGGCTCTGGTGCATTATTATCAAGAGCTACTGCAGGAGTTTACAAAAAGACAACAATTTTTTCAATGCCTGGCTCTCCAAATGCTGTTAAAACTGCTTTAAACATGATAATTGATGAACTACCCCATGTAGTTAATCATGCCAAAAAATAG
- a CDS encoding winged helix-turn-helix domain-containing protein, with product MEDGTYNFKNKELNNLLLNRKGGKTTSRIIDLLFEQPYNLNQMSKILGLDYNTINHHICKLEKLEYVENDGEKYGALYYPSKKLLKQKEYYIKLNEKINLVI from the coding sequence ATGGAGGATGGAACCTACAACTTCAAAAATAAAGAGTTGAACAATCTATTATTAAACAGAAAAGGTGGTAAAACAACATCCAGGATTATAGATCTTCTTTTTGAGCAACCCTATAATCTAAACCAAATGTCAAAAATTTTAGGTTTAGACTACAATACAATCAATCATCATATTTGTAAACTTGAAAAACTTGAATATGTTGAAAATGATGGGGAAAAATATGGTGCTCTTTACTACCCCAGCAAAAAATTATTAAAACAAAAAGAGTACTATATTAAATTAAATGAAAAAATTAATCTTGTGATATAA